The following coding sequences are from one Bradyrhizobium sp. WSM471 window:
- a CDS encoding CBS domain-containing protein, whose product MTVRSILNTKGHQIMSVEPDAKLAVAVKLLGEKKIGAVLVMNQSRLEGILSERDIVRVIGERGAGALEEPVSQVMTRKVVTCKETDTVAELMEMMTTGKFRHLPVVDNGKVVGLISIGDIVKRRVQEYESEQEALRDYIKTA is encoded by the coding sequence ATGACGGTACGTTCGATTCTCAACACCAAGGGCCACCAGATCATGAGCGTCGAGCCGGACGCGAAGCTGGCGGTCGCGGTCAAACTGCTCGGTGAGAAGAAGATCGGCGCGGTGCTGGTGATGAACCAGAGCCGGCTCGAAGGCATCCTGTCGGAGCGCGACATCGTGCGGGTGATCGGCGAGCGCGGCGCCGGCGCGCTGGAGGAGCCGGTCTCGCAGGTCATGACCCGCAAGGTCGTCACCTGCAAGGAGACCGACACGGTCGCCGAGCTCATGGAGATGATGACCACCGGCAAGTTCCGCCATCTGCCCGTGGTCGACAATGGCAAGGTGGTCGGCCTGATCTCGATCGGCGACATCGTCAAGCGTCGGGTGCAGGAATACGAGTCCGAGCAGGAAGCTCTGCGCGACTACATCAAGACCGCCTGA
- a CDS encoding rhomboid family intramembrane serine protease: MDSPPNSPPQDPPSQDASLGVPAVVEEAPREPILTLPFALTAYILLLAMIHLRVLLPPELENWTIDVFGFIPKRYDSSLLNLEIPGGAGAKVWTFVTYSLLHANLTHLGFNVLWLLPFGSALARRFGAIRFFLFLAVTAAAGALAHLVTHEHAVAPMIGASASVSGAMAAAIRFAFVRGSFLSFSRSDADTAARVPALPLARALRDGRVLGFLAVWFGVNIVFGVGAIGVDSETTSVAWQAHIGGFFAGLLLFALFDPVPRVRSDAADASSQDISDGI, encoded by the coding sequence TTGGATTCCCCGCCAAATTCTCCGCCGCAAGATCCTCCGTCGCAAGATGCTTCGCTGGGAGTGCCGGCCGTCGTCGAGGAGGCTCCGCGCGAGCCGATCCTGACGCTGCCGTTCGCGCTGACGGCCTATATCCTGCTCCTCGCGATGATCCATCTGCGGGTGCTGCTGCCGCCGGAGCTCGAGAACTGGACCATCGACGTCTTCGGCTTCATCCCCAAGCGCTACGATTCCTCGCTGCTCAATTTGGAGATTCCCGGCGGGGCCGGCGCCAAGGTCTGGACCTTCGTCACCTATTCGCTGCTGCACGCCAATCTCACCCATCTCGGCTTCAACGTGCTGTGGCTGTTGCCGTTCGGCAGCGCGCTGGCGCGGCGCTTTGGCGCCATCAGGTTCTTCCTGTTCCTCGCGGTGACGGCGGCGGCCGGCGCGCTCGCCCATCTCGTCACCCATGAGCATGCGGTGGCGCCGATGATCGGCGCCTCGGCCTCGGTGTCCGGCGCGATGGCGGCGGCGATCCGCTTCGCCTTCGTTCGCGGCAGCTTCCTGTCGTTCAGCCGATCGGATGCCGATACCGCCGCAAGAGTTCCGGCGCTGCCGCTGGCGCGCGCGCTGCGCGACGGGCGGGTGCTCGGTTTTCTTGCGGTGTGGTTCGGCGTCAACATCGTCTTCGGCGTCGGCGCGATCGGCGTCGACAGCGAGACCACGAGCGTTGCCTGGCAGGCGCATATCGGCGGCTTCTTCGCAGGGCTCCTGCTGTTCGCGCTGTTCGACCCCGTGCCGCGCGTGCGAAGCGATGCTGCGGATGCGTCATCACAGGACATTTCGGACGGTATTTGA
- a CDS encoding zinc-dependent alcohol dehydrogenase family protein, whose amino-acid sequence MTRQSTMHAAVLEAHNAPLRPSTLSTPEIGPREVLVRIRASGINPLDTKIHAGAAAHARHPLPAILGLDLAGVIEQTGRDVSRFKGGDEVYGMTGGVGGVQGSLAEFAAVDVDLLALKPANLSMREAAALPLIFITAWEGLIDRAALKAGQKVLIHGGAGGVGHIAIQIARAFGADVFATGSASQRATIEGFGATFIDRDTAIATYVAEHTGGRGFDVVYDTVGGKVLDASFEAVRRFGHVVSALGWGTHGLAPLSFRAATYSGVFTLLPLLSGEGRAHHGEIMAEATRLVEAGKLLPMLDARHFTLENVDDAYALIRDHATQGKLVVEI is encoded by the coding sequence ATGACGAGACAATCGACGATGCACGCAGCCGTGCTGGAGGCCCACAACGCGCCGCTGCGCCCCTCAACCCTCTCCACGCCCGAGATCGGCCCGCGCGAGGTGCTGGTGCGAATCCGCGCGAGCGGGATCAATCCGCTCGACACCAAGATCCATGCGGGCGCGGCGGCGCATGCGCGACATCCGCTGCCTGCGATACTCGGGCTGGATCTGGCCGGCGTGATCGAACAGACCGGTCGTGACGTCTCGCGGTTCAAGGGGGGCGACGAGGTCTATGGCATGACGGGAGGCGTCGGCGGTGTGCAGGGATCGCTCGCCGAATTCGCCGCTGTCGACGTCGACCTGCTGGCGTTGAAGCCTGCCAATCTCAGCATGCGGGAGGCAGCCGCCCTGCCCCTCATCTTCATCACAGCCTGGGAAGGACTGATCGACCGCGCGGCGCTGAAGGCCGGACAGAAGGTGTTGATCCATGGCGGCGCAGGCGGCGTCGGCCACATCGCGATCCAGATCGCGCGCGCGTTCGGAGCAGATGTGTTCGCCACCGGCTCGGCATCGCAGCGCGCCACCATCGAAGGTTTTGGCGCGACCTTCATCGATCGTGATACCGCCATCGCGACTTATGTTGCAGAGCATACGGGCGGCCGCGGCTTCGACGTCGTCTACGACACCGTCGGCGGCAAGGTCCTCGACGCCTCCTTCGAAGCCGTACGCCGCTTCGGCCATGTCGTGAGCGCGCTCGGATGGGGAACGCATGGGCTTGCGCCGCTCTCGTTCCGCGCCGCCACCTATTCCGGCGTGTTCACGCTGCTGCCGCTGCTCTCAGGGGAAGGCCGCGCGCATCACGGAGAGATCATGGCGGAGGCCACGCGCCTGGTTGAGGCCGGCAAGCTCTTACCGATGCTCGATGCCCGGCACTTCACACTGGAGAACGTCGATGACGCCTATGCGCTAATCCGCGATCACGCGACGCAGGGCAAGCTCGTCGTCGAGATCTGA
- a CDS encoding cupin domain-containing protein has product MADGISLADKLATFGDFWSPRTITTFNDCDVMVVKVKGEFTWHKHDDTDDFFLVLKGSLDIELRDRTVTLGPGELYVVPKGVEHRPVAREEVHLLLIEPTGTPNTGDKATAASRKLA; this is encoded by the coding sequence ATGGCCGACGGCATATCGCTTGCCGACAAGCTCGCGACTTTTGGGGATTTCTGGTCTCCACGCACGATCACGACCTTCAACGACTGCGACGTGATGGTGGTGAAGGTGAAGGGAGAGTTCACCTGGCACAAGCACGACGACACCGACGATTTCTTTCTCGTCCTGAAAGGCAGTTTGGACATTGAATTGCGGGATCGCACGGTAACGCTTGGTCCGGGCGAACTCTATGTCGTGCCCAAAGGTGTTGAGCATCGACCGGTAGCGCGCGAGGAAGTTCATCTCCTGCTCATCGAGCCGACCGGCACGCCGAACACGGGCGACAAGGCCACCGCCGCATCGCGCAAGCTCGCATAG
- a CDS encoding patatin-like phospholipase family protein: MLDILKGRGSNSDKVAEKVGLGSIRRPVIGLALGGGAARGFAHIGIIRTLLANGIVPEVVVGTSIGAVVGGLYAAGRLDTLEEWGRSLQGMRNILGYLDIRLNGSGLIGGEKLATRLEAACGQSQIEDLPVKFAAVATEVRTGHEIWLTRGRVVDAMRASYALPGIFSPVLIGDRWLVDGALVNPVPVSAARALGAEIVIAANLSSDIFTYSTTVYSHGAIPEPVTPATEEPASKRRFPRFFSPEKTVKREFFGGGSARPGLSSVMVDAFNIMQDRITRARLAGDPPDMLITPRIGQFGWFDFHRSEDLIALGTRAAERALESIKEAIHELAPAPEGTAPKADQRQD; this comes from the coding sequence GTGCTGGACATATTGAAGGGTCGGGGTTCGAACAGCGATAAGGTCGCCGAGAAAGTCGGCCTGGGCAGCATCCGCCGACCGGTGATCGGCCTTGCGCTTGGCGGCGGCGCGGCGCGCGGCTTCGCTCATATCGGCATTATCCGGACCCTGCTCGCCAACGGAATCGTGCCTGAAGTCGTGGTCGGCACCTCGATCGGCGCCGTGGTCGGCGGCCTCTATGCGGCCGGCCGGCTCGATACGCTGGAAGAATGGGGCCGCAGCCTGCAAGGGATGCGCAACATCCTCGGCTACCTCGACATCCGCCTCAACGGCTCCGGCCTGATCGGCGGCGAGAAGCTGGCGACCCGGCTCGAGGCTGCCTGCGGCCAGAGCCAGATCGAGGATCTCCCGGTCAAGTTCGCCGCCGTCGCGACCGAGGTCCGCACCGGCCACGAGATCTGGCTGACGCGCGGCCGCGTGGTGGACGCGATGCGCGCCTCTTATGCGCTGCCCGGCATCTTCTCTCCGGTCCTGATCGGCGATCGCTGGCTGGTCGACGGCGCATTGGTGAACCCGGTGCCGGTCTCGGCCGCCCGCGCGCTCGGCGCGGAAATCGTCATCGCCGCAAATCTTTCCAGCGACATCTTCACCTATTCGACGACGGTCTATTCGCACGGCGCGATACCTGAACCGGTGACCCCCGCGACCGAAGAGCCGGCGTCAAAGCGACGCTTCCCGAGATTCTTCTCGCCTGAGAAGACAGTGAAGCGCGAGTTCTTCGGCGGCGGCAGCGCCCGGCCCGGCCTCTCTTCTGTGATGGTCGACGCCTTCAACATCATGCAGGACCGCATCACCCGCGCCCGCCTCGCCGGCGATCCGCCCGATATGCTGATCACACCGCGAATCGGTCAATTCGGCTGGTTCGATTTCCACCGCTCCGAGGACCTCATCGCCCTGGGCACCCGCGCGGCCGAGCGTGCGCTGGAGTCCATCAAGGAGGCCATCCACGAGCTGGCGCCCGCGCCCGAGGGCACCGCGCCCAAAGCCGACCAGCGGCAGGACTGA
- a CDS encoding LysR family transcriptional regulator, whose protein sequence is MDWSDLRIFLAIAREGTLGAAARKIGQTQPTMGRRLRALEQSLGQTLFQRTADGFVLTDEGTAVLRHAERIEEEALALERRASGAETELDGLLRLSSSDWFGTVMLSPLIAAFGKRHPKVTVELLTDARLYSLPRREADLVFRIKPFDEPEVISRKLLHIPYALYGKKGSKPPRAGDGSGVRVVTMNAEFADMPDALWLKRTLPNMEIASRSNNRQAQAELCASGGGLAVLPRPLGDRDRRLVALDIGATPPGRDTYVGYHRDLRRLARLRALLDLVIERLAG, encoded by the coding sequence GTGGACTGGAGCGATCTGCGCATCTTTCTGGCGATTGCGCGCGAAGGCACTCTCGGCGCGGCCGCACGGAAGATCGGCCAGACCCAGCCGACAATGGGACGGAGACTTCGCGCGCTCGAACAGTCGCTCGGACAAACGCTGTTCCAGCGCACGGCGGATGGTTTCGTGCTGACCGACGAGGGCACAGCTGTGCTGCGCCATGCTGAGCGGATTGAAGAGGAGGCGCTCGCCTTGGAGCGGCGTGCGTCCGGCGCGGAGACGGAGCTCGATGGCTTGCTGCGTCTGTCGTCGTCGGACTGGTTCGGGACGGTGATGCTCTCGCCGCTGATTGCCGCCTTCGGCAAGCGCCATCCGAAGGTGACCGTCGAGCTTCTGACCGATGCGCGCCTCTACAGCCTGCCGCGCCGCGAGGCCGATCTCGTCTTCCGCATCAAACCGTTCGACGAGCCTGAAGTGATCTCCCGAAAGCTGCTCCACATTCCCTACGCGCTCTACGGCAAGAAAGGCAGCAAGCCGCCACGCGCCGGCGACGGAAGCGGTGTCCGCGTTGTGACCATGAATGCCGAATTCGCCGACATGCCCGATGCCCTCTGGTTGAAGCGCACGCTGCCGAATATGGAAATCGCCTCGCGCAGCAACAACAGGCAGGCGCAGGCGGAGCTTTGCGCGAGCGGCGGCGGGCTCGCGGTGCTGCCGCGTCCACTCGGCGACCGCGACCGCCGGCTGGTCGCGCTCGACATCGGCGCGACGCCACCCGGCCGCGACACCTATGTCGGCTATCACCGCGATCTCAGGCGTCTCGCCCGCCTGCGCGCGCTGCTCGACCTCGTGATCGAGCGATTGGCGGGGTGA
- a CDS encoding PAS domain-containing protein — protein sequence MKHPSSREFFAYWNTKRGTARAPDRADIDPAAVRGLLGDIFVLSCEPHLGFPFRVAGTRVCALAGRDLKDSSFAALFNEASRREIEEITTIVADESLGAIAGVTAAREDGSKAHLELLLLPFNARPHTPVSVTGVLAPFDDECGALGPFALTSWRYLHQPEKLVPRAIRKLQIARGLMVYEGLR from the coding sequence ATGAAACATCCGTCGAGCCGCGAGTTCTTCGCATATTGGAACACAAAGCGCGGCACTGCGCGGGCGCCAGACCGGGCCGATATCGATCCGGCCGCCGTGCGCGGCCTGCTCGGTGACATCTTCGTGCTGTCCTGCGAGCCCCATCTCGGCTTTCCGTTCCGCGTCGCCGGCACGCGCGTCTGCGCACTCGCAGGGCGCGACCTCAAGGATTCGAGCTTTGCGGCGCTGTTCAACGAGGCGAGCCGCCGCGAGATCGAGGAGATCACGACCATCGTCGCCGACGAGAGCCTCGGCGCAATCGCCGGCGTCACCGCCGCGCGCGAGGACGGCAGCAAGGCGCATCTCGAGCTGCTGCTGCTGCCGTTCAATGCCCGCCCGCATACACCGGTGAGCGTGACAGGCGTGCTCGCGCCGTTCGACGACGAATGCGGTGCACTGGGTCCGTTCGCCCTCACCTCCTGGCGCTATCTGCACCAGCCGGAAAAACTGGTGCCGCGCGCGATCCGCAAGCTGCAGATCGCACGCGGGCTGATGGTGTATGAGGGGCTGCGCTAG
- a CDS encoding serine hydrolase yields the protein MKRREFLVGAALLAGTMARARAADTPAPSSDGLDRITAYFDNEVTSGRLPGAVVLVQQHGKPVYLKTFGVRDTRTGLAMTPDTIFAIHSMTKPVTCLGAMMLIDEGKLALTDPVSKYIPLFADTKVGLEVTNPDGTLHLDLVAPVRPVNIEDLLRHTSGISYDYIGGKWVEQAYKAANIFEGQFNNREFAERIARLPLARQPGTLWRYGHSTDVLGSVIEIISGQTLYAFLKQRIFDPLGMSSTKFALATEDELARMARPLPSDNILLAAERERLDHPEWQSGGGGLLSTITDYQRFAQMLLNGGEFEGKRYLSPAAFKAMTTDHIGPGSGVGRDYFYFPGDGFGYGYGLAVRTDPGNAKPPPPGSLGELKWDSGSGTYFGVDPKLDMVYLLMQQTQNERGRITPAFKALVYDCYPSELRRP from the coding sequence ATGAAGCGTCGTGAATTTCTGGTCGGAGCCGCGCTGCTGGCCGGCACGATGGCGCGGGCACGCGCCGCCGACACCCCTGCTCCGTCGTCCGACGGACTCGACCGCATCACAGCCTATTTCGACAACGAGGTAACGAGCGGCCGGCTGCCGGGCGCCGTGGTGCTGGTCCAGCAGCACGGCAAGCCGGTCTATCTGAAGACTTTCGGCGTGCGCGACACCAGGACGGGCCTCGCGATGACGCCCGATACGATCTTCGCCATCCACTCCATGACCAAGCCGGTCACGTGTCTTGGCGCGATGATGCTGATCGACGAGGGCAAGCTCGCGCTCACCGACCCGGTGTCGAAATACATTCCCCTCTTTGCCGACACCAAGGTGGGACTCGAAGTCACCAATCCCGACGGCACGTTGCATCTGGATCTCGTGGCCCCGGTCCGTCCCGTCAACATCGAGGATCTGCTGCGGCACACCTCGGGCATCAGCTACGACTATATCGGCGGCAAATGGGTCGAGCAGGCCTACAAGGCGGCGAACATCTTCGAAGGTCAGTTCAACAACAGGGAATTCGCCGAACGCATCGCAAGGCTGCCGCTCGCACGGCAACCGGGAACGCTGTGGCGCTACGGTCATTCCACCGACGTGCTCGGCAGCGTCATCGAGATCATCTCGGGCCAGACGCTGTACGCATTCCTCAAGCAGCGCATCTTCGATCCGCTCGGCATGAGCAGCACCAAGTTCGCGCTGGCGACCGAGGACGAGCTCGCGCGGATGGCTCGGCCGCTGCCGAGCGACAACATCCTGCTCGCCGCCGAGCGCGAGCGCCTCGACCATCCCGAATGGCAGTCCGGCGGCGGCGGGCTGCTCTCGACCATCACCGACTATCAGCGCTTCGCGCAGATGCTGCTCAATGGCGGCGAATTCGAGGGCAAGCGCTATCTGAGCCCTGCGGCGTTCAAGGCCATGACGACCGATCATATCGGGCCGGGTTCGGGCGTGGGACGCGACTACTTCTATTTTCCGGGCGACGGCTTCGGCTATGGCTATGGCCTTGCGGTGCGGACCGATCCCGGCAACGCCAAGCCGCCGCCGCCGGGCTCGCTCGGCGAGTTGAAATGGGACAGTGGCAGCGGCACCTATTTCGGCGTCGATCCCAAGCTCGACATGGTCTACCTGCTGATGCAGCAGACCCAGAACGAGCGCGGCCGCATCACGCCCGCCTTCAAGGCGCTGGTCTATGACTGTTATCCGTCCGAGTTACGCCGCCCGTGA
- a CDS encoding zinc-binding dehydrogenase — protein sequence MDQIRVCTHAGPGSEPVIRTVPWPKVGKRGALIKVGACGVCGTDLHILKGHWPKPLPWPFTLGHELGGIIVECGDEFTEDFMSKPLTVGSKVMIPPLMPCGRCYYCIHYPLTANKCLTPVYYGRYLGFDKAPHMWGGWAEYVYVDLDMLPGTKIYKLPDDMSLRLGALSEPLTSCIRAFNRASRAGGFTWGDTVVIQGSGPIGILAVAAAQEMGAGRVICVGAPEEPRLKLARAFGAEATVNIDELKSPQDRIARVRDIVGGFGADLVMDCSGHPSAGPEGIEMLRDGGTYVEMGQFTDAGSIETSWHRICTKDLNVLGSWGFTGNDLPLGVDMLYRTAGKYPWLKMQTIYPFTEDGVAQAVRDAMAMKTVKSTIVPWPELVA from the coding sequence ATGGACCAGATCCGCGTCTGCACCCACGCAGGGCCCGGGAGCGAACCCGTCATCCGCACCGTGCCGTGGCCGAAGGTCGGCAAGAGGGGCGCGCTGATCAAGGTCGGCGCGTGCGGCGTCTGCGGCACGGACCTGCACATTCTGAAGGGGCATTGGCCGAAGCCGCTGCCATGGCCGTTCACGCTCGGCCACGAGCTCGGCGGAATCATTGTCGAATGCGGCGACGAATTCACCGAGGACTTCATGAGCAAGCCGCTGACGGTCGGATCAAAAGTGATGATCCCGCCGCTGATGCCCTGCGGCCGCTGCTATTACTGCATCCATTATCCCCTGACCGCCAACAAGTGCCTGACGCCGGTCTATTACGGCCGCTATCTCGGCTTCGATAAGGCGCCGCATATGTGGGGCGGCTGGGCCGAATATGTCTATGTCGATCTCGACATGCTGCCGGGCACCAAGATCTACAAATTGCCTGACGACATGTCGCTGCGGCTGGGTGCGCTGTCGGAGCCGCTGACCTCCTGCATCCGCGCCTTCAACCGCGCGAGCCGCGCCGGCGGTTTCACCTGGGGCGACACGGTGGTGATCCAGGGCTCGGGCCCGATCGGCATTCTCGCGGTCGCCGCCGCGCAGGAGATGGGAGCAGGGCGCGTGATCTGCGTCGGCGCGCCGGAGGAGCCGCGGCTCAAGCTCGCGCGCGCGTTCGGCGCCGAGGCGACGGTGAACATCGACGAACTGAAGTCACCACAAGACCGCATCGCGCGCGTACGCGACATCGTCGGCGGCTTCGGCGCCGATCTAGTGATGGATTGCTCGGGCCACCCCTCAGCCGGTCCCGAAGGCATCGAGATGCTGCGCGACGGCGGCACCTATGTCGAGATGGGCCAGTTCACCGACGCCGGCTCGATCGAGACCTCATGGCACCGCATCTGTACCAAGGACCTCAATGTGCTGGGCTCCTGGGGTTTTACCGGCAACGATCTGCCGCTCGGCGTCGACATGCTCTATCGCACGGCGGGCAAATATCCCTGGCTGAAGATGCAGACGATCTATCCGTTCACGGAAGACGGCGTCGCGCAGGCGGTCAGGGACGCGATGGCGATGAAGACGGTGAAGTCGACGATCGTGCCGTGGCCGGAATTGGTGGCGTGA
- a CDS encoding DEAD/DEAH box helicase, with translation MSAPLARALAERNYDRPTPVQLAVLTDEAADRDLLVSAQTGSGKTLAYGLAMAKDLLGDAERFERAGAPLALIVAPTRELALQVHRELAWLYEHASGRVVSCVGGMDPRREQRELAAGAHIVVGTPGRLCDHLRRGRLDISELKVVVLDEADEMLNLGFREDMEFILKTTPDTRRTLMFSATFPRGIVALAKQYQQRAFRIEVAGDEGGHADIEYRAIRIAPGDAEHAVVNVLRFYEAPSALVFCSTRDGVRHLQAALLERGFSVVALSGELTQNERTTALQSLRDGRSRVCVATDVAARGIDLPSLDLVIHADLPNDAEVMQHRSGRTGRAGRKGTSVMLVPPVRRRRAEMLLNVSGIDAVWGTAPQPDEIRKLDHERMKDVLFTEETTADDLALAQALLAERSAEEIAASLARLYRARLPSPEDIMDPGERAGRPREDRGRNDTRAPRDDVRASRGDDRPERARPKAGKSSSKHGMADGSVWFRANIGRKKNAEARWLLPMICRRGGIDKNDIGAIKIMDTTTEFEISERVADSFAVKIKRPDKEDNIRLEPMADAPQRQVASEERPHAPRRDSGDSDHRERQGERAREPNGFKPQGKPHGKPHGKTYEKPYAERTPKFDDAPSFAKKKKHKNKPGYAEPSVTSWSEKGAPGKKPKTKKKHRA, from the coding sequence ATGAGTGCGCCGCTCGCCCGAGCTTTGGCCGAGCGCAACTACGACCGTCCGACCCCTGTTCAGCTCGCCGTGCTCACGGACGAGGCCGCTGACCGCGACCTCTTGGTTTCGGCCCAGACCGGCTCCGGCAAGACCCTGGCCTATGGGCTGGCGATGGCCAAGGATCTGTTGGGCGACGCCGAGCGGTTCGAGCGGGCGGGTGCACCGCTTGCTCTGATCGTTGCGCCGACCCGCGAGCTTGCCTTGCAAGTCCACCGCGAGCTGGCGTGGTTGTACGAGCATGCGAGCGGGCGCGTCGTCTCCTGCGTCGGCGGCATGGATCCCAGGCGCGAGCAGCGCGAGCTTGCGGCCGGCGCTCATATCGTCGTCGGCACGCCCGGCCGGTTGTGCGATCATTTGCGCCGCGGCCGTCTCGATATCTCGGAATTGAAGGTGGTCGTGCTCGACGAGGCCGACGAGATGCTCAATCTCGGTTTTCGCGAGGACATGGAGTTCATCCTCAAGACCACGCCGGACACGCGCCGCACCCTGATGTTCTCGGCGACGTTCCCGCGCGGCATCGTCGCGCTGGCCAAGCAGTATCAGCAGCGGGCGTTCCGGATCGAGGTCGCCGGCGACGAAGGCGGTCATGCCGATATCGAGTACCGCGCGATCCGGATCGCGCCCGGCGATGCCGAGCACGCCGTCGTCAACGTGCTGCGCTTCTACGAGGCGCCGAGCGCGCTGGTATTCTGCAGCACGCGCGATGGCGTCCGCCATTTGCAGGCGGCGCTGCTGGAGCGCGGCTTCTCCGTGGTCGCTCTGTCAGGCGAGTTGACGCAGAACGAGCGAACCACGGCGCTGCAGTCGCTGCGGGACGGACGCTCGCGCGTCTGCGTGGCGACCGATGTCGCCGCCCGCGGCATCGACCTGCCGAGCCTCGACCTCGTCATTCATGCGGACCTGCCCAACGACGCCGAGGTCATGCAGCATCGCTCCGGCCGCACCGGACGCGCGGGCCGCAAGGGGACGAGCGTCATGCTGGTGCCGCCCGTGCGGCGGCGGCGTGCGGAAATGCTGCTCAACGTCTCGGGCATCGACGCGGTCTGGGGGACGGCGCCGCAGCCGGATGAGATCCGCAAACTCGATCACGAGCGCATGAAGGACGTGCTGTTCACGGAGGAGACCACCGCCGACGATCTGGCCCTGGCGCAGGCGCTCTTGGCCGAGCGATCGGCTGAGGAGATCGCCGCGTCACTCGCACGGCTCTATCGCGCGCGGCTGCCGTCGCCCGAGGACATCATGGATCCCGGCGAGCGAGCTGGCCGGCCGCGCGAGGATCGCGGTCGCAACGACACGCGCGCTCCGCGCGACGATGTCCGCGCATCGCGTGGCGATGATCGGCCCGAAAGGGCTCGACCCAAAGCGGGAAAATCGTCGTCGAAACATGGCATGGCGGATGGCAGCGTCTGGTTCCGGGCCAACATCGGACGAAAAAAGAACGCGGAAGCACGCTGGCTGTTGCCGATGATCTGCCGTCGTGGCGGCATCGACAAGAACGATATCGGCGCGATCAAGATCATGGACACCACGACCGAGTTCGAAATTTCCGAGCGGGTCGCGGACTCCTTCGCCGTGAAGATCAAGCGTCCGGACAAGGAAGACAATATCCGCCTCGAGCCGATGGCGGATGCGCCGCAGCGGCAGGTGGCTTCGGAAGAGCGGCCCCACGCGCCGCGGCGTGACAGCGGCGACAGCGATCATCGTGAACGCCAGGGCGAACGCGCGCGCGAGCCGAACGGGTTCAAACCGCAAGGCAAACCTCACGGCAAGCCACACGGCAAAACGTACGAAAAGCCGTACGCCGAGCGCACACCGAAATTCGACGATGCTCCTTCCTTCGCAAAGAAGAAAAAGCACAAGAACAAGCCGGGCTACGCTGAGCCCTCGGTCACGTCGTGGTCTGAGAAGGGCGCCCCCGGGAAGAAGCCGAAGACGAAAAAGAAGCATCGCGCCTGA
- a CDS encoding GNAT family N-acetyltransferase: MSKPHWRPARASDLPAISAIAARIHPDLPERPEVFAEKMRLCPDGCRVLVADDGIVGYGLAHPWMQHRIPPLDGFLEQLPGDADCIYLHDVAVLPDFRGGVARDYVVAIEQLARASGIATLALVSVYATRPLWQRLGFRPVTADAELRAKLATYGDSATYMLRDLAAT; encoded by the coding sequence ATGAGCAAGCCGCATTGGCGTCCCGCCCGCGCCTCCGATCTCCCGGCGATCAGCGCGATCGCAGCGCGGATCCATCCTGACCTGCCTGAGCGGCCTGAGGTCTTCGCGGAAAAGATGCGGCTCTGTCCTGACGGCTGCCGCGTGCTTGTCGCGGACGACGGAATCGTCGGCTACGGTCTCGCGCATCCTTGGATGCAGCACCGGATTCCGCCGCTCGACGGCTTCCTCGAGCAATTGCCCGGCGATGCGGATTGCATCTATTTGCACGACGTCGCGGTGCTGCCCGACTTTCGCGGCGGCGTCGCGCGCGACTATGTCGTCGCGATCGAACAGCTCGCGCGCGCATCAGGGATCGCGACGCTCGCATTGGTGTCGGTCTACGCCACGCGGCCGCTGTGGCAGCGCCTCGGCTTTCGGCCGGTCACCGCGGATGCGGAGCTGCGGGCAAAACTCGCGACCTACGGCGACAGCGCAACCTACATGCTGCGCGACCTGGCTGCGACGTAA
- a CDS encoding VOC family protein: MKDEMTNEQTTEPGERSRSPFNAIRAIDYTVIFVRDMAAMRRFYEEVLVFPLLRELSSNWIEYGLGPNTLALATPGRTATDAPVPHGSASLQLAFKVSPAEVDACADELVRQGVALLSPPTNQSFGHRTLFFRDPDGNLLEVYAEI, translated from the coding sequence ATGAAGGATGAGATGACAAACGAACAAACGACCGAACCAGGCGAGCGCTCCCGTTCGCCCTTCAACGCCATTCGTGCCATCGACTACACCGTCATTTTCGTGCGCGACATGGCGGCGATGCGCCGCTTCTACGAGGAAGTTCTCGTGTTTCCGCTGCTGCGGGAGTTGTCGTCGAACTGGATCGAGTACGGCTTGGGCCCCAACACGTTGGCTCTCGCTACACCGGGCCGGACCGCGACTGACGCGCCGGTGCCTCACGGGAGCGCCTCGCTGCAACTGGCCTTCAAGGTCTCCCCGGCCGAAGTCGATGCGTGCGCCGATGAACTGGTGCGGCAGGGCGTTGCGCTGCTGTCGCCGCCAACGAACCAGTCGTTCGGGCATCGGACGCTGTTCTTCCGCGACCCCGACGGCAATCTCTTGGAGGTCTATGCGGAGATATGA